From the genome of Biomphalaria glabrata chromosome 1, xgBioGlab47.1, whole genome shotgun sequence, one region includes:
- the LOC106052340 gene encoding sorcin-like isoform X1 has product MSYYQASGNYQPQPGNYMYQGGQHQQTMYQYAPQPQPQQYQMYQQSSQHYGSYGTYYTNSVFKINAWEAYQLRQSSDLEMIFVQEMQKNPENMMRNAIQAEDLMNVLNNTPSIRSYFRTNWSREMCSIMIAMLDRSQDGFMQWNEFLELQQCLVAWFKVFCQYDFDRSGFIDSTELINVIKQLFGYQIQPDTLETILKRYSRVVPPHSRCIIAFDDFVAISVRLRAYTVCFTDAFRRRDSLMHGGHETGSCTLGYDDFLRCVLCL; this is encoded by the exons ATGTCTTATTATCAAGCTAGTGGTAACTACCAGCCGCAGCCTGGAAACTATATGTACCAGGGAGGACAACATCAACAAACTATGTACCAGTATGCACCCCAACCACAGCCACAGCAATATCAAATGTACCAGCAGTCGAGTCAACATTATGGATCATATGGGACTTATTATACCAATAGTGTATTTAAAATTAATGCATGGGAG GCATATCAACTAAGACAATCAAGTGATCTTGAAATGATTTTTGTTCAAGAGATGCAAAAAAATCCAGAAAATATG ATGAGAAATGCCATTCAAGCCGAGGATTTGAtgaatgttttaaataatacaCCAAGCATCAGGAGCTATTTTAGAA CCAACTGGAGTAGAGAAATGTGCAG CATAATGATTGCAATGTTAGAT CGCTCTCAGGATGGCTTTATGCAATGGAATGAATTTTTAGAACTACAGCAATGTCTAGTGGCATGGTTCAAAGTTTTCTGCCAATATGACTTTGATAGGTCAGGCTTTATAGATTCTACTGAACTAATCAATgtcattaaacaattatttg GTTACCAAATTCAGCCTGACACACTGGAgactattttaaaaagatattccAGGGTTGTTCCCCCTCACAGTCGCTGTATTATAGCTTTTGATGACTTTGTTGCTATTTCTGTTCGGCTGAGAGCTTATACAG TTTGTTTTACAGATGCCTTCAGAAGACGTGATAGTTTAATGCATGGTGGACATGAGACTGGCAGTTGTACTCTAGGATATGATGAT TTCCTACGATGTGTATTGTGTTTGTGA
- the LOC106052340 gene encoding sorcin-like isoform X2, with amino-acid sequence MSYYQASGNYQPQPGNYMYQGGQHQQTMYQYAPQPQPQQYQMYQQSSQHYGSYGTYYTNSVFKINAWEAYQLRQSSDLEMIFVQEMQKNPENMMRNAIQAEDLMNVLNNTPSIRSYFRTNWSREMCSIMIAMLDRSQDGFMQWNEFLELQQCLVAWFKVFCQYDFDRSGFIDSTELINVIKQLFGYQIQPDTLETILKRYSRVVPPHSRCIIAFDDFVAISVRLRAYTDAFRRRDSLMHGGHETGSCTLGYDDFLRCVLCL; translated from the exons ATGTCTTATTATCAAGCTAGTGGTAACTACCAGCCGCAGCCTGGAAACTATATGTACCAGGGAGGACAACATCAACAAACTATGTACCAGTATGCACCCCAACCACAGCCACAGCAATATCAAATGTACCAGCAGTCGAGTCAACATTATGGATCATATGGGACTTATTATACCAATAGTGTATTTAAAATTAATGCATGGGAG GCATATCAACTAAGACAATCAAGTGATCTTGAAATGATTTTTGTTCAAGAGATGCAAAAAAATCCAGAAAATATG ATGAGAAATGCCATTCAAGCCGAGGATTTGAtgaatgttttaaataatacaCCAAGCATCAGGAGCTATTTTAGAA CCAACTGGAGTAGAGAAATGTGCAG CATAATGATTGCAATGTTAGAT CGCTCTCAGGATGGCTTTATGCAATGGAATGAATTTTTAGAACTACAGCAATGTCTAGTGGCATGGTTCAAAGTTTTCTGCCAATATGACTTTGATAGGTCAGGCTTTATAGATTCTACTGAACTAATCAATgtcattaaacaattatttg GTTACCAAATTCAGCCTGACACACTGGAgactattttaaaaagatattccAGGGTTGTTCCCCCTCACAGTCGCTGTATTATAGCTTTTGATGACTTTGTTGCTATTTCTGTTCGGCTGAGAGCTTATACAG ATGCCTTCAGAAGACGTGATAGTTTAATGCATGGTGGACATGAGACTGGCAGTTGTACTCTAGGATATGATGAT TTCCTACGATGTGTATTGTGTTTGTGA
- the LOC106052336 gene encoding TATA box-binding protein-associated factor RNA polymerase I subunit B-like isoform X2, which yields MPFDCHVCGNKDYDEQDGLYFCTECGTQSQDLHVQEVDFCADVNAIHQVKSSQNDGATRGTYRPKVDLGRPWTIYEAYQIIIIAQAEALVGLGAKEELKDIIFTIWANYLSLLGVAFCDDERIVPDVVEKFRVGRARELRRGSFDTPLNKKMKKTTILEKDSTKENSLFDEILESEENTDDSFIKKFDSSDEGESKNKSQKKFYRKRYEKAKLSPEWMNLEKTIAICFIGVLHTNPEILLHDIVRWIYESKIPFLSTSHLLPSNMVLSGGDQSLFKVGKFDTKVLLKEVNKLCTYLVLKSLPAPDIKELIMRFVKELYLPNEVMHISCNLADRIPYLSSAKTHYIRHDHQAMAYIILGLRLVFGIDDSTEYLLSEYSSKLQECLHPDTTRLFIWTDWKKLHIYKSSEVFDLYKELTCDVSSAKMNHLDSLVSSYTNLGFDKKKLTTFATLNIHQRPVRCFEKEFRESLRKPLDAALERFENFNQKIIDKSDGAEQLCRLKGENFINSSLCHIVNVDLFKKQTTDRIQTTEAEMQLIISKYLPPKSEVSQYKYLSSGDDLIQHRHQNYLWLLQMASQSICCKLIELDRLVVRFTDYLIAASSNMDMSNTVCTTWGTKVVTKRKKKLF from the exons atgcctTTTGATTGTCACGTCTGTGGCAATAAAGATTACGATGAACAGGATGGGCTGTACTTTTGTACAGAATGTGGAACCCAGTCGCAG GACCTCCATGTTCAAGAAGTTGATTTCTGTGCTGATGTTAATGCTATTCACCAAGTAAAATCATCACAAAATGATGGCGCCACAAGAGGAACATATAGACCTA AAGTAGATTTGGGAAGGCCTTGGACTATATATGAAGcatatcaaataattattattgctCAAGCTGAGGCTCTAGTTGGTTTAGGGGCCAAAGAAGAATTAAAG gATATTATTTTTACCATTTGGGCTAATTATTTGTCTCTACTTGGCGTGGCCTTTTGTGATGATGAAAGGATTGTGCCAGATGTTGTTGAGAAATTCAGAGTAGGAAGAGCAAG aGAACTACGCCGAGGCTCATTTGACACTCctcttaacaaaaaaatgaaaaagactACAATATtagaaaag GACAGTACAAAAGAGAATAGCTTATTTGATGAGATCCTAGAGAGTGAAGAAAATACTGATGATTCTTTTATTAAGAAGTTTGATAGCAGTGATGAAGGAGAATCAAAAAACAAATCACAGAAAAAGTTCTATAGAAAGCGCTACGAAAAG gCTAAACTATCACCAGAATGGATGAACTTAGAGAAAACCATTGCAATTTGTTTTATAGGTGTCTTGCATACGAATCCAGAAATTCTTCTCCATGATATTGTAAG gtGGATATATGAAAGCAAAATTCCTTTTCTATCTACATCTCATCTCCTCCCATCCAACATGGTTCTGTCTGGAGGTGACCAGTCTCTTTTTAAAGTG GGAAAGTTTGATACAAAGGTTCTACTGAAAGAGGTCAACAAACTCTGTACATATTTAGTATTGAAAAGTCTACCAGCTCCAGATATTAAAGAGCTAATTATGCGCTTTGTGAAGGAACTATATCTCCCAA ATGAAGTGATGCACATAAGCTGTAATTTAGCTGACAGAATACCTTATCTATCAAGTGCTAAGACACATTACATTCGACATGATCACCAGGCCATGGCTTATATCATTCTTGGTCTGAGGCTTGTGTTTGGAATTGATGATTCAACAGAGTA CTTGTTATCAGAATACTCTTCAAAACTTCAAGAATGTTTACACCCag acacCACGAGGCTGTTTATCTGGACGGATTGGaaaaaattacatatttataaaagTTCTGAGGTCTTTGATCTGTACAAAGAATTAACTTGTGATGT AAGCAGTGCTAAAATGAATCATCTTGATTCTCTGGTGTCATCTTATACTAATCTTGGATTTGACAAGAAAAAACTTACAACCTTTGCAACTTTAAATATACATCAGCGTCCAG TTcgttgttttgaaaaagaatttaGAGAAAGCCTGAGAAAACCTTTAGATGCAGCATTAGAAAGATTTgaaaattttaatcaaaaaataattg ataaatCTGATGGTGCAGAACAACTTTGTAGATTAAAGGGAGAAAACTTCATTAATTCATCACTATGTCATATagtaaatgtagatctatttaaaaaacagacCACAGATAGGa ttcagACCACTGAAGCTGAGATGCaattaataatttcaaaatatctaCCCCCCAAGTCTGAAGTTAGTCAGTATAAATATCTTTCATCAGGGGATGACCTGATTCAGCATCGACATCAAAATTACTTATGGCTATTGCAGATGGCCAGTCAAAGTATCTGCTGCAAATTGATAGAATTAGACAGACTTGTTGTCAGATTCACTGATTACTTGATTGCTGCTTCCAGTAATATGGATATGTCTAATACTGTATGTACCACCTGGGGAACCAAAGTAGttactaaaagaaagaaaaaattgttttga
- the LOC106052336 gene encoding TATA box-binding protein-associated factor RNA polymerase I subunit B-like isoform X1, with protein MPFDCHVCGNKDYDEQDGLYFCTECGTQSQDLHVQEVDFCADVNAIHQVKSSQNDGATRGTYRPKVDLGRPWTIYEAYQIIIIAQAEALVGLGAKEELKDIIFTIWANYLSLLGVAFCDDERIVPDVVEKFRVGRASCKSDITHFQLPVSDINSFFFFFTRELRRGSFDTPLNKKMKKTTILEKDSTKENSLFDEILESEENTDDSFIKKFDSSDEGESKNKSQKKFYRKRYEKAKLSPEWMNLEKTIAICFIGVLHTNPEILLHDIVRWIYESKIPFLSTSHLLPSNMVLSGGDQSLFKVGKFDTKVLLKEVNKLCTYLVLKSLPAPDIKELIMRFVKELYLPNEVMHISCNLADRIPYLSSAKTHYIRHDHQAMAYIILGLRLVFGIDDSTEYLLSEYSSKLQECLHPDTTRLFIWTDWKKLHIYKSSEVFDLYKELTCDVSSAKMNHLDSLVSSYTNLGFDKKKLTTFATLNIHQRPVRCFEKEFRESLRKPLDAALERFENFNQKIIDKSDGAEQLCRLKGENFINSSLCHIVNVDLFKKQTTDRIQTTEAEMQLIISKYLPPKSEVSQYKYLSSGDDLIQHRHQNYLWLLQMASQSICCKLIELDRLVVRFTDYLIAASSNMDMSNTVCTTWGTKVVTKRKKKLF; from the exons atgcctTTTGATTGTCACGTCTGTGGCAATAAAGATTACGATGAACAGGATGGGCTGTACTTTTGTACAGAATGTGGAACCCAGTCGCAG GACCTCCATGTTCAAGAAGTTGATTTCTGTGCTGATGTTAATGCTATTCACCAAGTAAAATCATCACAAAATGATGGCGCCACAAGAGGAACATATAGACCTA AAGTAGATTTGGGAAGGCCTTGGACTATATATGAAGcatatcaaataattattattgctCAAGCTGAGGCTCTAGTTGGTTTAGGGGCCAAAGAAGAATTAAAG gATATTATTTTTACCATTTGGGCTAATTATTTGTCTCTACTTGGCGTGGCCTTTTGTGATGATGAAAGGATTGTGCCAGATGTTGTTGAGAAATTCAGAGTAGGAAGAGCAAG CTGCAAATCGGATATTACTCATTTCCAACTACCAGTATCAGATataaacagctttttttttttcttcacaagaGAACTACGCCGAGGCTCATTTGACACTCctcttaacaaaaaaatgaaaaagactACAATATtagaaaag GACAGTACAAAAGAGAATAGCTTATTTGATGAGATCCTAGAGAGTGAAGAAAATACTGATGATTCTTTTATTAAGAAGTTTGATAGCAGTGATGAAGGAGAATCAAAAAACAAATCACAGAAAAAGTTCTATAGAAAGCGCTACGAAAAG gCTAAACTATCACCAGAATGGATGAACTTAGAGAAAACCATTGCAATTTGTTTTATAGGTGTCTTGCATACGAATCCAGAAATTCTTCTCCATGATATTGTAAG gtGGATATATGAAAGCAAAATTCCTTTTCTATCTACATCTCATCTCCTCCCATCCAACATGGTTCTGTCTGGAGGTGACCAGTCTCTTTTTAAAGTG GGAAAGTTTGATACAAAGGTTCTACTGAAAGAGGTCAACAAACTCTGTACATATTTAGTATTGAAAAGTCTACCAGCTCCAGATATTAAAGAGCTAATTATGCGCTTTGTGAAGGAACTATATCTCCCAA ATGAAGTGATGCACATAAGCTGTAATTTAGCTGACAGAATACCTTATCTATCAAGTGCTAAGACACATTACATTCGACATGATCACCAGGCCATGGCTTATATCATTCTTGGTCTGAGGCTTGTGTTTGGAATTGATGATTCAACAGAGTA CTTGTTATCAGAATACTCTTCAAAACTTCAAGAATGTTTACACCCag acacCACGAGGCTGTTTATCTGGACGGATTGGaaaaaattacatatttataaaagTTCTGAGGTCTTTGATCTGTACAAAGAATTAACTTGTGATGT AAGCAGTGCTAAAATGAATCATCTTGATTCTCTGGTGTCATCTTATACTAATCTTGGATTTGACAAGAAAAAACTTACAACCTTTGCAACTTTAAATATACATCAGCGTCCAG TTcgttgttttgaaaaagaatttaGAGAAAGCCTGAGAAAACCTTTAGATGCAGCATTAGAAAGATTTgaaaattttaatcaaaaaataattg ataaatCTGATGGTGCAGAACAACTTTGTAGATTAAAGGGAGAAAACTTCATTAATTCATCACTATGTCATATagtaaatgtagatctatttaaaaaacagacCACAGATAGGa ttcagACCACTGAAGCTGAGATGCaattaataatttcaaaatatctaCCCCCCAAGTCTGAAGTTAGTCAGTATAAATATCTTTCATCAGGGGATGACCTGATTCAGCATCGACATCAAAATTACTTATGGCTATTGCAGATGGCCAGTCAAAGTATCTGCTGCAAATTGATAGAATTAGACAGACTTGTTGTCAGATTCACTGATTACTTGATTGCTGCTTCCAGTAATATGGATATGTCTAATACTGTATGTACCACCTGGGGAACCAAAGTAGttactaaaagaaagaaaaaattgttttga